A single window of Fischerella sp. PCC 9605 DNA harbors:
- the miaA gene encoding tRNA (adenosine(37)-N6)-dimethylallyltransferase MiaA translates to MTKLIVICGATATGKSGLALALAMRLRTVILSADSRQVYREFDIGTAKPSPAEQKLVPHYLIDICNPTETMTVADYQDQAQALIARHGDFSHSPTPPLLLVGGTGLYIRSIVQGMKIPRVAPQQELRSQLEALGQMQLYAMLQQVDPVAAAKIHPNDPVRTLRALEVFYVTGRPISEQQGENPPNYPILQIGLDCDSTHLTHRITQRTEQMIADGLVAEVEYLCHKYGADLPLLNTLGYQEIKQYLAGDISLDQAKELTVLHTRQFAKRQRTWFRAYPQIEWFDAEKPDLLEKVWQRVQYFMINS, encoded by the coding sequence ATGACTAAATTAATTGTGATTTGTGGTGCAACGGCAACAGGTAAGTCGGGTTTAGCATTGGCATTAGCAATGCGATTACGTACTGTAATTCTGAGCGCAGACTCCCGTCAAGTATACAGGGAATTTGATATCGGTACAGCAAAACCAAGCCCAGCTGAACAAAAATTAGTACCGCACTATTTGATAGATATATGCAATCCCACAGAAACCATGACGGTAGCAGATTACCAAGACCAAGCACAAGCCCTAATAGCAAGACACGGGGACTTCTCCCACTCTCCCACTCCTCCCCTCCTCCTCGTGGGTGGTACTGGCTTATACATTCGCTCAATTGTGCAGGGTATGAAAATTCCCAGAGTAGCACCGCAACAGGAATTGCGATCGCAACTCGAAGCACTTGGTCAGATGCAACTTTACGCCATGCTACAACAAGTTGATCCGGTTGCAGCAGCAAAGATTCACCCTAACGATCCAGTGCGGACTTTAAGAGCATTAGAGGTATTTTACGTCACTGGTCGTCCGATTTCTGAGCAACAAGGAGAAAACCCCCCTAACTATCCCATTTTGCAGATTGGTTTAGATTGTGATTCTACTCACCTCACCCATCGCATTACCCAGCGAACTGAACAGATGATCGCAGATGGTTTGGTAGCTGAGGTGGAATATCTTTGCCATAAATATGGTGCTGACTTGCCTTTACTAAATACATTGGGATATCAAGAAATAAAACAGTATTTGGCTGGGGATATCTCTTTAGATCAAGCCAAAGAATTAACAGTTTTACACACGCGGCAATTTGCCAAACGTCAACGCACCTGGTTTCGCGCCTATCCACAAATTGAATGGTTTGATGCAGAAAAACCAGATTTATTAGAAAAAGTGTGGCAGCGAGTGCAATACTTTATGATTAATTCCTAA
- a CDS encoding GDSL-type esterase/lipase family protein translates to MDNQITTVFWILSLVIVLFIIILAYLIAIPSRPSDVLKKILNTLKLSKDIKQDNYPPYYWHKKSQFEKLPKSESDIIMLGDSITDEGEWTELLENFNVRNRGISGDTTERILYRLNTILELNPRQVFLMVGINDLINTRQSIAQVLEAYQKILSEFREKTPNTEIFIQSVLPVNNQVYQYWQDNNNVLKFNTGLRELAKQFNYQYIDLFYHLSDSQNQLDAQYTVDGLHLNGQAYLVWKSVIEKYITDIER, encoded by the coding sequence ATGGACAATCAAATTACAACTGTCTTTTGGATTCTTAGTCTTGTTATTGTTTTATTTATAATCATTTTAGCATATTTAATTGCTATTCCTAGCAGACCCTCTGATGTATTGAAAAAAATATTGAATACATTGAAACTTTCCAAAGATATAAAACAAGATAATTACCCTCCTTATTATTGGCATAAAAAAAGTCAGTTTGAAAAATTACCTAAATCTGAATCTGATATTATCATGTTGGGTGATAGTATTACTGACGAAGGTGAATGGACAGAATTACTTGAAAATTTTAATGTCAGAAATAGAGGGATTTCCGGTGATACAACGGAGAGAATATTATATCGTTTAAATACAATATTAGAATTAAATCCAAGACAGGTTTTCTTAATGGTAGGCATTAATGATTTGATCAATACTCGTCAATCAATCGCGCAAGTTTTAGAAGCATATCAAAAAATTTTGAGCGAATTTCGAGAAAAAACACCAAATACAGAAATTTTTATTCAGAGTGTTTTACCTGTAAATAATCAAGTTTATCAATATTGGCAAGATAATAACAATGTCTTAAAATTTAATACAGGCTTAAGAGAGCTTGCCAAACAGTTTAATTATCAATATATAGACTTATTTTATCATTTATCAGACTCCCAAAATCAATTGGATGCTCAATACACTGTAGATGGACTACATTTGAATGGTCAAGCATACTTGGTTTGGAAGTCAGTGATTGAAAAATATATAACAGATATCGAAAGATAA
- a CDS encoding DevA family ABC transporter ATP-binding protein yields MKPVISARHLNHYFGQGNLRKQVLFDINLDIYPGEIVIMTGPSGSGKTTLLTLMGGLRSAQEGNMKILNQEMCGASKRQLTQIRRQIGYIFQAHNLMTFLTAKQNVRMSLELHEEILDEDLDAKASAILEQVGLEDRVNYYAENLSGGQRQRVAIARALVSHPKIVLADEPTAALDKKSGRDVVELMHKLAKEQSCTILMVTHDNRILDIGDRIVYMEDGHLKSDGLDAEFSTKISSS; encoded by the coding sequence ATGAAACCAGTTATTTCTGCTCGTCATCTTAATCATTACTTTGGTCAAGGTAATCTTCGCAAGCAAGTATTATTTGATATAAATTTAGATATTTATCCAGGAGAAATTGTAATTATGACCGGGCCATCTGGCTCAGGCAAAACTACCTTGCTGACTTTGATGGGTGGCTTGCGTTCTGCTCAAGAAGGTAATATGAAAATATTGAATCAAGAAATGTGTGGAGCTAGCAAGCGACAGCTAACACAGATTCGCCGACAGATTGGTTATATATTTCAGGCACATAACCTGATGACATTTTTAACTGCAAAACAAAACGTGCGAATGTCTCTGGAATTACATGAAGAGATATTAGATGAAGATTTAGATGCAAAAGCTAGTGCTATTTTAGAACAAGTTGGTTTGGAAGATCGCGTGAATTATTACGCTGAAAATTTGTCAGGTGGACAGCGACAAAGGGTAGCGATCGCTCGTGCTTTAGTTAGTCACCCCAAAATAGTTTTAGCAGATGAACCTACGGCTGCACTTGATAAAAAGTCTGGGCGAGATGTGGTGGAATTGATGCATAAACTAGCGAAAGAGCAGAGTTGTACTATCTTAATGGTTACGCACGATAACCGCATTTTAGATATTGGCGATCGCATTGTTTACATGGAAGATGGTCATCTCAAAAGTGATGGTTTAGATGCTGAGTTCTCAACCAAAATAAGTAGTTCTTAA
- the devC gene encoding ABC transporter permease DevC, with protein sequence MLHKLFRRTPLAWLQLKKEKTRLAVALAGIAFADMLMFVQLGLLDALFDSATKPHQNLQADLVLINPQFQTLFYVKSFPRERLQQTLAYDGVKSVRPLYIDIAQWRNSETRFSRGILVWGIDPANPPFNLPEVNQHLDQLKLLNRVLFDRASRPEYGPIPNLVKQHGTVEAEVNRQTVQTVGLFQLGASFGADGNIISSDSTFLKLFPNYQPNQIAVGLINLKPGANVQKVRSQLQASLPKDVKVLTPQEFAQIEINYWGNQGIGFIFGLGVAVGFIVGIVIVYQILYADVSDHLPEYATLKAMGYSDRYLMAMLMQEALLLAALGFIPGMALSMGLYQITYAATLIPIGMKLDRAVFVLSLTIVMCSVSGVIAMRKLRAADPADMF encoded by the coding sequence ATGCTTCACAAACTATTTCGCCGCACCCCCCTGGCATGGCTGCAATTAAAAAAAGAAAAAACGCGCTTGGCGGTGGCGCTAGCGGGGATAGCCTTTGCCGACATGCTGATGTTTGTGCAACTGGGACTATTAGATGCGCTGTTTGATAGCGCCACGAAGCCTCACCAAAATCTACAAGCGGATTTAGTTTTGATTAATCCCCAATTCCAAACGCTGTTCTACGTTAAAAGCTTTCCTAGAGAAAGGTTGCAGCAAACCTTGGCTTATGACGGGGTAAAGTCTGTTCGTCCTTTATATATTGATATCGCTCAATGGCGCAATTCGGAAACTCGCTTCAGTCGTGGGATTTTGGTGTGGGGAATTGATCCAGCAAATCCACCTTTTAACCTTCCCGAGGTGAACCAACACCTAGATCAACTGAAGTTATTGAATCGGGTGTTATTTGATCGCGCTTCTCGACCAGAATACGGCCCCATTCCCAACTTGGTAAAACAGCATGGAACTGTAGAAGCTGAAGTGAATCGGCAAACAGTGCAAACGGTAGGCTTATTTCAGCTAGGTGCGTCTTTTGGTGCCGATGGTAACATTATTAGCAGTGATTCTACGTTCCTAAAACTTTTTCCTAACTACCAGCCAAATCAAATAGCAGTTGGGTTGATTAACTTGAAACCAGGTGCAAATGTGCAAAAAGTGCGATCGCAACTGCAAGCAAGTTTGCCGAAAGATGTGAAAGTGCTAACTCCTCAAGAATTTGCCCAGATAGAAATTAATTATTGGGGTAATCAGGGAATTGGGTTTATCTTCGGTTTGGGAGTGGCGGTAGGATTCATCGTTGGGATTGTGATTGTTTACCAGATTCTCTACGCTGACGTTTCCGATCACTTACCAGAGTATGCCACTCTCAAAGCAATGGGATATAGCGATCGCTATCTCATGGCTATGCTGATGCAAGAAGCTCTATTGCTAGCAGCGTTAGGATTTATACCAGGAATGGCGCTGTCTATGGGGCTGTATCAGATCACCTACGCTGCGACTTTAATACCTATTGGCATGAAACTTGACCGTGCTGTGTTCGTGCTGTCACTAACAATTGTTATGTGCAGTGTTTCTGGGGTAATTGCGATGCGAAAACTTCGCGCTGCTGACCCCGCTGATATGTTTTAA